The following proteins are co-located in the Nitrospirota bacterium genome:
- a CDS encoding TlpA family protein disulfide reductase: MEAAMKRTLALLLAPALVVFLAASVMAKSYFKIGEKAPGFTLTSIGGETVSLDSFKGKVIVLGLFHICEPCMMQGTNLQKVYEATQGKPVAILGVNSSGDSKENVLEFLSAFPVKVTYPYLIDPKKTTDKLYGGGKFIPNVYIIDQEGVICWQRVGNMDLAGADVILQEVNKLLAGGAGKGNM; the protein is encoded by the coding sequence ATGGAGGCTGCTATGAAACGGACCCTGGCCTTGTTGTTGGCGCCGGCGTTGGTCGTGTTCCTGGCTGCGTCGGTTATGGCCAAGAGCTATTTTAAGATCGGGGAGAAGGCGCCCGGCTTTACCTTGACCTCCATCGGCGGCGAGACCGTGTCGCTGGACAGTTTCAAAGGCAAGGTGATCGTGCTGGGGCTGTTCCATATCTGCGAGCCTTGCATGATGCAAGGGACCAACTTGCAGAAGGTGTACGAGGCGACCCAGGGCAAGCCGGTGGCGATCCTCGGGGTGAATTCCTCGGGCGATTCGAAGGAGAACGTGCTGGAGTTCTTGTCGGCTTTTCCGGTCAAGGTGACCTACCCCTATTTGATCGATCCGAAGAAGACCACCGATAAGCTGTATGGCGGGGGGAAGTTCATCCCCAACGTCTACATCATCGACCAGGAGGGGGTCATCTGCTGGCAGCGGGTCGGGAACATGGACCTGGCCGGGGCGGACGTGATTCTACAGGAAGTGAACAAGCTGCTGGCCGGCGGGGCCGGCAAGGGGAATATGTAG
- a CDS encoding tetratricopeptide repeat protein — MQTTHSEQLNRQGNDFFSHGHYTEAYVCYAKALDYDRITGDRRALVATLGNLGNICAVSGRREQAQAYYQEVLELQKILGDDRGIGTTLANLGNLRADAGEWDRARAYYLEALDIMRRSRDEQGLAVLFSDLGLVARETGQCEEAMHYYEQSLALMRRMDDQGGVADVWRMMARTHLVQKHYEEALACCQTSQAVAERSGDELRTGGARYVMAQCYEELGRLKEAAELLALVVQMDRKYRLPKLEENTKRLEQLQARLPGGRSQVMPGERRT, encoded by the coding sequence ATGCAGACCACCCATTCCGAACAGCTCAATCGCCAGGGCAACGATTTTTTCTCGCACGGCCATTACACCGAGGCCTACGTCTGCTACGCCAAGGCCCTGGACTATGACCGGATCACCGGGGACCGTCGGGCGCTGGTCGCAACGCTCGGCAATCTGGGGAACATCTGCGCGGTGAGCGGACGGCGGGAGCAGGCCCAGGCCTACTACCAGGAAGTGCTCGAACTGCAAAAGATTCTGGGAGACGACCGGGGCATCGGCACGACCCTGGCCAACCTGGGCAACCTGCGTGCCGATGCCGGCGAATGGGATCGGGCCCGCGCCTATTACCTGGAGGCGTTGGACATTATGCGGCGGTCCCGCGATGAACAAGGGCTGGCCGTGCTGTTCTCGGATCTGGGGTTGGTGGCCCGTGAAACGGGTCAGTGCGAAGAAGCGATGCACTATTACGAGCAGTCCCTGGCCTTGATGCGCCGAATGGACGATCAGGGCGGCGTGGCGGATGTCTGGCGCATGATGGCCAGAACGCATCTGGTGCAGAAGCACTATGAGGAAGCCCTCGCCTGTTGCCAGACGAGCCAGGCGGTGGCGGAGCGGAGCGGCGATGAATTGCGGACGGGGGGTGCGAGGTACGTGATGGCCCAGTGTTACGAAGAACTGGGGCGACTCAAAGAAGCGGCCGAGCTGCTGGCGTTGGTGGTGCAGATGGATCGTAAGTACCGGTTGCCCAAGCTGGAAGAAAATACGAAGCGCTTGGAGCAGTTGCAGGCTCGCTTGCCCGGCGGGCGCAGCCAGGTGATGCCGGGTGAGAGGCGGACATGA